One Dysosmobacter welbionis DNA segment encodes these proteins:
- the asnB gene encoding asparagine synthase (glutamine-hydrolyzing), translating to MCGISGYLDLDRGVDIGILRRMTDVIRHRGPDDEGYALIGPGGTSFFGGNDTVKGLEVPPLETAVGTASFLGFGHRRLSILDLSVGGHQPMYLPERDITLIYNGELYNYMELRAQLEALGYTFHTTSDTEVLLYAYCEWGEDCLTQFNGMWGFALWDGQENKLFCARDRLGAKPFHYWRQGNRIMFGSELKQLCQDGAVQRRFDTSYLAANLIYHISDYNDQTLIEGMKTLRPGHKLVVQLGAGHNTIDSFTISSYWTLHVHYDNSKTEAEWVRLVTEEFSRSCRWRMRSDAPLGALLSGGLDSSCMVTEMCSQMEDPSRLQTFTTSYPGNNSCDEWFFADLINRSCGCTGNQILPDAEDIEKRFENLVWHVEGSCGLSLLGSKFLLDEINRRGYKVILNGQCGDELMLGYERYYAFFFASLIKRKQWKTLVSEFRQASRHSKLSVRDLAAYALYFNQPVVRDSRQLHRAGRFINPDLLDQRNRVELRELLYPKILENLQYTELTATQLTHIVRYDDRLYMSASIESRIPFMDYQFVELCCRIPPEYKIKNGYTKYLMRQAFDRRMPREVTWRTNKMGFGAPVTQWGRRFSRDYLLAYIEDCRTEKYFKKEALAQMVTRNQAEPSIYEFLAVELFARQFDVS from the coding sequence ATGTGTGGCATCAGTGGTTATCTGGATCTAGACCGTGGAGTGGATATTGGAATCTTGCGGCGTATGACGGATGTCATCCGTCACCGGGGGCCGGATGACGAGGGATATGCTTTGATTGGCCCCGGTGGGACATCTTTTTTCGGGGGGAACGATACAGTAAAAGGGCTGGAGGTCCCTCCGCTGGAAACTGCCGTGGGGACCGCTTCCTTTTTGGGATTTGGTCATCGCCGCCTGAGCATCTTGGATCTGAGCGTTGGTGGTCATCAGCCGATGTATTTGCCGGAACGGGATATCACCCTCATCTACAATGGGGAGTTATATAACTACATGGAACTTCGCGCCCAACTGGAAGCTCTGGGGTATACCTTCCACACCACCAGCGACACGGAAGTTTTACTGTATGCCTACTGCGAATGGGGTGAAGATTGTCTCACACAGTTCAACGGCATGTGGGGGTTTGCTTTGTGGGATGGACAGGAAAATAAGCTGTTTTGCGCCAGAGATCGGCTGGGAGCCAAACCGTTCCATTACTGGCGCCAGGGAAACCGTATCATGTTTGGATCAGAACTGAAGCAGCTTTGTCAGGATGGTGCCGTACAACGGCGGTTTGACACCTCTTATTTGGCAGCTAACCTGATATATCATATCAGTGATTATAACGATCAGACTCTGATTGAAGGCATGAAGACCCTCCGACCTGGCCATAAGCTTGTTGTGCAGCTGGGGGCCGGTCATAACACCATCGACTCCTTTACCATTTCTTCCTATTGGACGTTGCATGTTCATTATGATAACAGTAAAACCGAGGCGGAGTGGGTGCGGTTGGTGACAGAGGAGTTTTCCAGGTCTTGCCGCTGGCGTATGCGTAGCGACGCCCCCCTGGGGGCGCTTTTGTCCGGAGGGCTGGATTCCTCCTGCATGGTTACTGAGATGTGTTCGCAGATGGAAGACCCCTCACGGTTGCAAACGTTTACTACCAGTTATCCTGGTAACAACTCCTGTGACGAGTGGTTCTTTGCCGATCTTATCAACCGTTCCTGCGGCTGTACAGGTAACCAGATCCTACCGGATGCCGAGGACATTGAAAAGCGTTTTGAGAATTTGGTGTGGCATGTAGAAGGGAGCTGTGGACTCTCTCTTTTAGGCAGCAAATTTTTGTTGGATGAAATCAATCGCCGCGGCTATAAGGTGATTCTCAATGGCCAGTGTGGTGATGAATTGATGCTTGGCTACGAGCGTTATTATGCATTCTTTTTCGCATCCCTGATCAAGAGAAAGCAGTGGAAGACTCTGGTGTCAGAATTTCGTCAGGCCAGTCGCCATTCCAAATTATCTGTGAGAGATCTGGCCGCTTATGCGCTCTACTTTAATCAGCCAGTGGTGCGGGACTCACGGCAGCTTCATCGTGCCGGCCGGTTCATCAACCCCGACCTGTTAGACCAGCGCAATCGTGTGGAGTTGCGGGAGTTGCTGTATCCAAAAATACTGGAAAATCTCCAATACACGGAGTTGACGGCAACCCAGTTGACACATATTGTACGCTATGACGACCGGTTGTATATGTCGGCTTCAATTGAAAGCCGGATTCCTTTTATGGACTATCAGTTCGTGGAACTGTGCTGTCGGATTCCACCTGAGTACAAGATCAAAAATGGTTACACCAAGTATCTGATGCGGCAGGCATTTGACAGAAGAATGCCTCGGGAAGTTACCTGGCGCACGAATAAAATGGGCTTTGGAGCGCCTGTGACACAGTGGGGCAGGAGGTTTTCGCGGGATTATCTGTTGGCGTACATTGAGGATTGCCGTACAGAGAAGTACTTCAAAAAAGAGGCGCTTGCACAGATGGTAACCCGCAATCAAGCGGAACCGTCTATCTATGAATTTCTCGCGGTTGAACTTTTTGCACGGCAGTTTGATGTGTCATAA
- a CDS encoding polysaccharide biosynthesis protein, which translates to MNHLRKQILFLCDSLILIVFSTFFSWFSLRYNLTDAVGQSVQLIQNFALLYACTVLFQLLFRTYDSLWRYAESKEYLSLLMAAFCGFFLYEVLSRIFLQSIISFMLLTCVASLWVLGMLLLRFAYRVYRSRVLFSKGSHQIPVAIVGAGAAGVQLLDELQSNPDSRYSVQCFFDDDLGKLGKRIHGVEVKGTISQVQERLRAMDIQEIIVAIPSAGENRRHEILQKLSGLERIKISVLPSTLDMIRQKPMRSQLREVRIEDLLGREPVYLDPAPVDAYLSGKTVLVTGGGGSIGSELCRQIVKHDPKELVIVDIYENNAYDIQQELLYQYGGRLNLKVEIASIRDRRRMRQIFATYRPDVVFHAAAHKHVPLMENSPQEAIRNNVFGTLNLVRAADEFCVQKFLLISTDKAVNPTSVMGASKRLCEMILQSMKGHSGTDFVAVRFGNVLGSNGSVVPLFQRQIAAGGPITVTDKRIIRYFMTIPEAAQLVLQTGAMARKNELFVLNMGQPVKILDLAENMIRLSGYVPYRDIDIVETGLRPGEKLYEELLIASRDIEQTENSQIFIERQPAITPGELREKLEILQEALEKDDSSCIREALHRVVPTFHEPEEVNCGQGAEVRIPQQAAFR; encoded by the coding sequence ATGAATCATCTGCGAAAACAGATTCTCTTTTTGTGTGACAGTCTGATTTTAATTGTTTTTTCGACTTTTTTCTCGTGGTTTTCTCTGCGATATAATCTGACGGATGCAGTTGGACAATCCGTTCAGCTGATTCAAAATTTTGCGTTGCTTTATGCCTGCACAGTGCTTTTCCAACTTTTATTCCGCACGTATGACAGCCTTTGGCGGTACGCTGAGAGTAAGGAATACCTGTCGCTGCTCATGGCTGCATTTTGCGGATTTTTCCTCTACGAGGTCTTGAGCCGCATTTTTCTACAGAGCATAATTTCCTTTATGCTCCTGACTTGTGTGGCCAGCCTCTGGGTCTTGGGAATGCTGTTGCTGCGCTTTGCCTACCGTGTTTACCGCAGTCGGGTACTATTTAGTAAGGGCAGCCATCAAATCCCTGTGGCCATTGTCGGTGCAGGAGCAGCTGGCGTTCAGCTGCTGGATGAGCTCCAGAGCAATCCAGACAGCCGATACAGTGTGCAATGCTTTTTTGATGACGACCTTGGCAAGCTGGGAAAACGAATCCATGGCGTGGAAGTGAAGGGGACGATCAGCCAAGTGCAGGAGCGCCTGCGCGCGATGGATATTCAGGAGATCATTGTGGCGATTCCATCTGCGGGGGAAAACCGCCGCCACGAGATTTTACAGAAACTGTCCGGCCTCGAGCGGATCAAAATTTCTGTTTTGCCCAGTACACTGGACATGATCCGCCAAAAGCCGATGCGCTCTCAACTGCGCGAGGTCCGCATTGAGGACTTATTGGGCCGTGAGCCGGTGTACTTGGACCCAGCGCCTGTGGATGCATATCTCTCTGGAAAAACCGTATTGGTCACTGGAGGCGGCGGCTCTATCGGTTCAGAGCTGTGCCGACAGATTGTCAAGCACGATCCCAAAGAGCTGGTGATCGTGGATATCTATGAGAATAACGCCTATGATATTCAGCAGGAACTGCTGTACCAGTATGGTGGGCGGCTCAATCTGAAAGTGGAGATCGCTTCTATACGGGACAGGAGGCGGATGCGGCAGATCTTCGCTACATACCGGCCGGATGTGGTTTTTCATGCCGCTGCGCACAAACACGTGCCGCTTATGGAAAACAGCCCTCAGGAGGCGATCCGCAACAATGTATTTGGCACACTAAACCTCGTGCGGGCCGCGGATGAGTTCTGTGTTCAGAAGTTCCTGCTGATCTCCACAGACAAAGCGGTCAATCCCACCTCTGTAATGGGCGCCAGCAAACGGCTTTGCGAGATGATTCTTCAGTCCATGAAAGGACACAGCGGCACAGATTTCGTGGCGGTTCGATTCGGAAATGTCCTGGGCTCCAACGGCTCCGTAGTACCGCTGTTCCAGCGGCAGATCGCCGCGGGGGGACCGATCACGGTAACAGACAAGCGCATTATCCGTTATTTTATGACAATTCCGGAAGCTGCGCAGTTGGTGCTGCAGACCGGTGCCATGGCCCGGAAGAACGAGCTGTTTGTTCTGAATATGGGACAACCTGTAAAAATCCTGGATTTGGCGGAAAATATGATCAGACTCTCCGGGTATGTGCCGTATCGGGACATTGACATTGTGGAGACGGGGCTGCGGCCCGGCGAAAAGCTGTACGAGGAGCTGTTGATTGCCAGCCGGGACATTGAGCAGACGGAGAACAGCCAGATTTTTATCGAGCGGCAGCCGGCGATTACTCCCGGTGAGCTGAGAGAGAAGCTGGAGATTCTCCAGGAGGCCCTGGAGAAGGATGATTCCTCCTGCATTCGGGAGGCGCTGCACAGGGTTGTGCCAACTTTCCATGAGCCGGAAGAGGTGAACTGCGGGCAAGGCGCCGAGGTCCGCATTCCGCAACAGGCTGCTTTCAGATAA
- a CDS encoding 5-deoxy-glucuronate isomerase → MAYMNKNAELKNGYNAYIDSSVDDMGTQMDVGLLLMEAGDTYVYEDAKKEVAILLFSGSVTYEWDGKKVEADRPDCFHHDAYCLLAGCGTKVTITAKAHSELYIQATVNETPYEAVMYTPDKVQVEHKGFGGELMGCMSREIKTFFDLDNAPFSKMVLGEVLNLPGKWSSYPPHHHPQPEVYFYRFDYPDGFGAGFANGEIFKTQHNGCAVINHGFHSQTAAPGYAMCYAWGIRHLEGDPWDKTRIDDPEHAWLWKADANDHIYPNH, encoded by the coding sequence ATGGCCTATATGAACAAGAACGCCGAGCTGAAGAACGGGTACAATGCCTATATTGACTCCTCTGTGGACGACATGGGCACCCAGATGGACGTGGGCCTGCTGCTGATGGAGGCGGGGGATACCTACGTCTATGAGGATGCCAAAAAAGAGGTGGCAATCCTCCTGTTTTCCGGCTCTGTCACCTATGAGTGGGACGGCAAGAAGGTGGAGGCCGACCGGCCGGACTGCTTCCACCACGATGCCTACTGCCTGCTGGCCGGCTGCGGCACGAAGGTGACCATCACCGCCAAGGCCCACAGTGAGCTGTATATCCAGGCCACTGTCAACGAGACGCCCTATGAGGCCGTCATGTACACCCCGGACAAGGTCCAGGTGGAGCACAAGGGCTTTGGCGGCGAGCTGATGGGCTGCATGTCCCGGGAGATCAAGACCTTCTTCGACCTGGACAACGCCCCCTTCTCCAAGATGGTCCTGGGCGAGGTGCTGAATCTGCCCGGCAAGTGGAGCTCCTATCCGCCCCACCACCATCCCCAGCCGGAGGTGTACTTCTACCGCTTCGACTATCCCGACGGCTTCGGCGCGGGCTTTGCCAACGGCGAGATCTTCAAGACGCAGCACAATGGCTGCGCCGTCATCAACCATGGCTTCCACTCCCAGACCGCCGCGCCGGGCTATGCCATGTGCTACGCCTGGGGCATCCGGCACCTGGAGGGGGATCCCTGGGACAAGACCCGCATCGACGATCCGGAGCACGCTTGGCTGTGGAAGGCCGATGCCAACGACCACATCTATCCCAATCACTGA
- the iolD gene encoding 3D-(3,5/4)-trihydroxycyclohexane-1,2-dione acylhydrolase (decyclizing) — protein MKTVRLTMAQALVRFLENQYIEVDGEQSRFVRGVFIIPGHGNVVGLGQALSQEAKHLEIWHGQNEQGMAQAAVAFAKQMKRKQICVATSSVGPGAANMVTACGTATANNIPLLVLPGDVYACRQPDPVLQQVEQTNNLSISTNDAFKAVCRYWDRIVRPEQLMSAMISAFRVLTDPANTGAVCIAMPQDVEGEAYDYPESFFKKRVWRLERRPATEAALADAAEVIKKAKRPILVCGGGVRYSEAHEEFRAFAEATGIPFGETQAGKSAIEWTHPLNLGGLGVTGCSAANDIAKKADVVIGVGTRYTDFTTASKWLFKDTCKFVNINVSEFQALKMDAVPVVADAKDALPRLLAKLDGYKAPYTTEVSAAREKWAKELERLDHITFEDKKSWKPIINDANADSAKRFAKDLDAGLCQTTVLGAINAMMSEGDVAIGAAGSLPGDMQRMWRPTGIDCYNMEYGYSTMGYEIAGALGVKLAIGDKREVYAMCGDGSFNMLHGELVTAVMERKKINICLFDNASFGCINNLQVGHGNVTLCTELRYRSKDGLFGDFLNIDYAKVAEGYGCKSYSIRTMEELAAAFEDAKKVKDRPVLFDIKVLPKTMTDGYGSWWRVGDTEVSERPENLAAYQDHLDHVRDARKY, from the coding sequence ATGAAAACCGTTCGTTTGACCATGGCGCAGGCTTTGGTCCGTTTCCTTGAGAACCAGTATATCGAAGTGGACGGCGAACAGAGCCGCTTCGTCCGCGGTGTATTCATCATCCCCGGCCACGGCAACGTGGTGGGCCTGGGCCAGGCCCTGAGCCAGGAGGCCAAGCACCTGGAGATCTGGCACGGCCAGAATGAGCAGGGCATGGCCCAGGCAGCCGTGGCCTTCGCCAAGCAGATGAAGCGCAAGCAGATTTGCGTGGCCACCTCCTCCGTGGGCCCCGGCGCGGCCAACATGGTCACCGCCTGCGGCACCGCCACCGCCAATAACATCCCCCTGTTGGTGCTGCCCGGCGACGTGTACGCCTGCCGCCAGCCGGACCCCGTGCTCCAGCAGGTGGAGCAGACCAACAACCTCTCCATCTCCACCAACGACGCCTTCAAGGCCGTCTGCCGCTACTGGGACCGCATCGTCCGGCCGGAGCAGCTGATGAGCGCCATGATCTCCGCTTTCCGGGTGCTGACGGACCCCGCCAACACCGGCGCCGTCTGCATCGCCATGCCTCAGGACGTGGAGGGCGAGGCCTATGACTATCCCGAGAGCTTCTTCAAGAAGCGCGTCTGGCGTCTGGAGCGCCGTCCCGCCACCGAGGCCGCTCTGGCCGACGCGGCGGAGGTCATCAAGAAGGCCAAGCGGCCCATTCTGGTCTGCGGTGGCGGCGTCCGTTACTCTGAGGCCCACGAGGAGTTCCGGGCCTTCGCAGAGGCCACCGGCATCCCCTTCGGCGAAACCCAGGCCGGCAAGAGCGCCATCGAGTGGACCCACCCCCTGAACCTGGGCGGCCTGGGCGTCACCGGCTGCTCCGCCGCCAACGATATTGCCAAGAAGGCGGACGTGGTCATCGGCGTGGGCACCCGCTACACCGACTTCACCACCGCCTCCAAGTGGCTGTTCAAGGACACCTGCAAGTTCGTCAACATCAATGTGTCCGAGTTCCAGGCCCTGAAGATGGACGCCGTGCCCGTGGTGGCCGACGCCAAGGATGCCCTGCCCCGCCTGCTGGCGAAGCTGGACGGCTACAAGGCTCCCTACACCACTGAGGTGTCCGCCGCCCGCGAGAAGTGGGCCAAGGAGCTGGAGCGCCTGGATCATATCACCTTTGAGGACAAGAAGAGCTGGAAACCCATCATCAACGACGCCAACGCCGACTCCGCCAAGCGGTTCGCCAAGGACCTGGACGCAGGCCTGTGCCAGACCACCGTGCTGGGCGCCATCAACGCCATGATGAGCGAGGGCGACGTGGCTATCGGCGCCGCCGGCTCCCTGCCCGGCGACATGCAGCGGATGTGGCGGCCCACCGGCATCGACTGCTATAACATGGAGTACGGCTACTCCACCATGGGCTATGAGATCGCCGGTGCCCTGGGCGTGAAGCTGGCCATTGGCGACAAGCGGGAAGTCTACGCCATGTGCGGTGACGGCAGCTTCAACATGCTCCACGGCGAGCTGGTCACCGCTGTTATGGAGCGCAAGAAGATCAACATCTGCCTGTTCGATAACGCCTCCTTCGGCTGCATCAACAACCTGCAGGTGGGCCACGGCAACGTGACGCTCTGCACGGAGCTGCGGTACCGCAGCAAGGACGGCCTGTTCGGTGACTTCCTGAACATCGATTACGCCAAGGTAGCGGAGGGCTACGGCTGCAAGAGCTACTCCATCCGCACCATGGAGGAGCTGGCGGCGGCCTTCGAGGACGCCAAGAAGGTGAAGGACCGCCCGGTGCTGTTCGACATCAAGGTGCTGCCCAAGACCATGACCGACGGCTACGGCTCCTGGTGGCGCGTGGGCGACACGGAGGTGTCCGAGCGGCCGGAGAACCTGGCGGCCTATCAGGATCACCTGGACCACGTGAGGGACGCCCGGAAGTATTGA
- the iolE gene encoding myo-inosose-2 dehydratase encodes MFDSNHVFLGIAPIGWCNDDMPELGGENTFQQTVSEMALAGFTGCEIGNKYPKDPAELKKALDLRGMRIASRWYSSFLLTRPFEEEEKDFIANLDFLAAVGANRINVSEQSYSIQGKMDVPVLTGGHKHVMDDAEWKLLCDGLNKLGKIAADRGFKLCFHHHMGTVVQTSEETDRMMANTDPRYVFLCYDTGHFTFAGEDPLAMLKKYVDRVGHVHLKDMRLPVVEEARKNDWSFLQAVRNGAFTVPGDGDVDFDPVFKVLADAGYQGWLLVEAEQDPAKANPLEYAMKARKYIREHTGL; translated from the coding sequence ATGTTTGATTCCAACCACGTATTCCTGGGCATTGCACCTATCGGCTGGTGCAACGACGATATGCCGGAGCTGGGCGGGGAGAACACCTTCCAGCAGACCGTCAGCGAGATGGCACTGGCGGGCTTCACCGGCTGCGAGATCGGCAACAAGTATCCCAAGGATCCTGCCGAGCTGAAGAAGGCCCTGGACCTGCGCGGCATGCGCATCGCCAGCCGCTGGTACTCATCCTTCCTCCTGACCCGCCCCTTTGAGGAGGAGGAGAAGGACTTCATCGCCAACCTGGACTTCCTGGCTGCTGTGGGCGCCAACCGCATCAACGTCAGCGAGCAGAGCTACTCCATCCAGGGCAAGATGGACGTACCCGTGCTCACCGGCGGCCACAAGCATGTGATGGACGACGCCGAGTGGAAGCTCCTGTGCGACGGCCTGAACAAGCTGGGCAAGATCGCTGCGGACCGGGGCTTCAAGCTGTGCTTCCACCACCACATGGGCACCGTGGTCCAGACCAGCGAGGAGACGGACCGCATGATGGCCAACACCGATCCCCGGTATGTGTTCCTGTGCTATGACACCGGCCACTTCACCTTCGCCGGCGAGGACCCCCTGGCTATGCTGAAGAAGTACGTGGACCGGGTGGGCCACGTCCACCTGAAGGATATGCGGCTGCCCGTGGTGGAAGAGGCCCGGAAGAATGACTGGTCCTTCCTGCAGGCCGTCCGCAATGGCGCCTTCACCGTCCCCGGTGACGGCGACGTGGACTTCGATCCTGTGTTCAAGGTGCTGGCGGATGCCGGCTACCAGGGCTGGCTGCTGGTGGAGGCGGAACAGGATCCTGCCAAGGCCAATCCGCTGGAGTATGCCATGAAGGCACGGAAGTACATCCGGGAGCATACGGGACTCTAA
- a CDS encoding VanZ family protein — MTNHFSLARFLLWIPPLLWYRIIWGFSAQTASASGKVSDGLLHRILIVLSPAYARSEADIQGAAVEVLSFFERKAAHMFLYFLLVILLLAALAPFVRNILRRSAAAGVFCAVLAALDEIHQTFVPGRSGAARDVAVDLAGAAIAYGIWFLLRWVGAARRDRRRLSAIRTWMPAGIGLLSACILPHLTQSAFSHPVFERLCQRFLENWETLDAAGKIAVLEGISPVMKEMLYAGTAGLLGLMTILTLAMRGWPLLRSITVSVSTAALAAVFFAGLHSCCLIPGLLSIAMSVLLGSMVWASCILIVKSKALLLHKEFQM; from the coding sequence ATGACCAATCATTTTTCCCTTGCCAGATTCCTGCTCTGGATTCCTCCATTGCTCTGGTATCGAATCATTTGGGGATTTTCCGCCCAGACAGCGTCTGCCTCCGGGAAAGTATCTGATGGACTTCTGCATCGCATCTTAATTGTGCTGTCGCCTGCGTATGCCCGGTCCGAGGCCGATATTCAGGGGGCAGCTGTTGAGGTGCTCTCGTTTTTTGAGAGAAAAGCCGCCCACATGTTTTTGTATTTCCTTTTGGTCATCCTGTTGTTAGCGGCGCTTGCGCCCTTTGTCCGGAACATCCTGCGCCGGTCTGCTGCCGCGGGAGTTTTCTGTGCCGTCCTGGCAGCCCTGGATGAGATTCATCAGACGTTTGTTCCAGGGCGCAGTGGAGCTGCACGAGATGTGGCGGTCGATTTGGCGGGAGCCGCAATCGCGTATGGTATTTGGTTTCTACTGCGATGGGTAGGAGCCGCGCGAAGAGACCGGCGCCGGCTGTCTGCAATCCGAACATGGATGCCCGCAGGGATTGGCCTTCTCAGTGCCTGTATTCTGCCGCACCTTACACAATCCGCCTTCAGCCATCCGGTTTTTGAGCGCCTCTGTCAGCGGTTCCTGGAAAATTGGGAAACGCTTGACGCAGCCGGAAAGATCGCTGTATTAGAGGGGATCTCTCCTGTTATGAAGGAGATGTTATATGCGGGAACAGCGGGGCTGTTGGGGCTGATGACTATCCTGACGCTGGCAATGCGGGGATGGCCGCTGCTGCGCTCGATCACGGTATCGGTGTCAACTGCTGCGCTGGCAGCGGTCTTCTTTGCGGGGCTGCATAGTTGCTGCTTGATCCCGGGACTTTTATCTATAGCCATGAGTGTCCTTCTGGGAAGCATGGTTTGGGCCAGCTGCATTTTAATTGTGAAAAGCAAAGCGCTGCTTCTCCATAAAGAATTCCAGATGTAA
- a CDS encoding putative ABC transporter permease, with amino-acid sequence MQLLWHIFRWFCGGVVFCALQLLLTGNCHWTDLAVFSLLCIPLDAVNERMPWTFPLWLQAVLGGIVLIVSQLTAGLVFNVWLGLGLWDYTSLFGNFLGQICLRYALLWLLLAGPLLILFDMIGFRSGGPWPHYKLI; translated from the coding sequence ATGCAGCTGCTTTGGCATATATTCCGATGGTTCTGCGGCGGAGTCGTTTTCTGCGCTTTACAGCTTCTTTTGACCGGAAACTGCCATTGGACCGATCTTGCCGTATTCTCCCTCCTGTGTATCCCTTTGGACGCTGTCAACGAACGAATGCCCTGGACATTTCCGCTGTGGCTCCAGGCAGTTTTGGGAGGGATCGTGCTGATTGTTTCCCAGTTGACCGCCGGGCTGGTTTTCAATGTCTGGCTTGGTTTGGGGCTTTGGGATTACACTTCTCTTTTCGGCAATTTTTTGGGGCAGATTTGTCTCAGATATGCGCTTTTATGGCTGCTGTTGGCCGGCCCGCTCTTGATTCTGTTTGATATGATCGGATTCCGATCTGGCGGTCCCTGGCCGCACTATAAGCTTATTTGA
- a CDS encoding PF20097 family protein gives MGSGALQSNYGIYWLPKPRKAGPPDLSKDAEHLSRQDTPLITPPYIPASRCTKCRKIILDY, from the coding sequence ATGGGGAGCGGCGCTTTGCAAAGCAACTATGGAATCTATTGGCTGCCAAAGCCTCGGAAAGCCGGACCACCGGACTTGTCTAAGGATGCAGAGCATTTGAGCAGGCAGGATACCCCGCTTATTACGCCACCTTATATCCCAGCCTCCCGCTGTACCAAGTGCCGGAAGATTATTCTTGATTACTGA